One genomic region from Anguilla rostrata isolate EN2019 chromosome 2, ASM1855537v3, whole genome shotgun sequence encodes:
- the LOC135248465 gene encoding arylsulfatase G-like — MAIGLTLLLLSGSLLSGMLYYVSYQHRDLRRPNFIIILADDIGWGDLGTNVAGKSHTPHLDLMALEGMRFTDFHSPASTCSPSRAAILTGRHGLRNGVTHNFAVGSVGGLPLNETTIAQVLKATGYYTAMIGKWHLGHNGPFHPSHRGFDYYLGIPYSNDMGCTDSPGFDLPSCPPCEQDMLVLRQTHGGCYSKVALPLFENLSIVEQPLSLWTLAERYKQTAINIIRSSRERGQPFLLYVALSHMHVPLSPDLPPEGGDPGLVYAASLREMDSLVGAIKNASDDNDKENTLIWFTGDNGPWTQKCEFSGNVGPFLGRWQTDRGGGSAKKTTWEGGHRVPTVAYWPGKIPENTTSRALLSGLDIFPTVLSLGAAEAPSHRHYDGMDITDVLLHGSETGHKSLCHPNSGAAGQFGDLQTVRLGQYKAFYITGAAEACGGGTGKQEVHNPPLIFDLSDDEEESTPLDSGSEEYTAVLEHVQWERDALLLDIATDHVSRADYTVDPSVAPCCDPSHVACRCKAGG, encoded by the exons ATGGCAATTGGGCTCACACTGCTATTGCTGTCTGGTTCCCTGCTCTCTGGGATGTTGTATTATGTCTCTTACCAACATAGAGACTTGAGGAGgccaaattttattattatcctGGCTGATGACATTGGCTGGGGTGACCTTGGAACGAATGTGGCAGGGAAGAGTCATACGCCCCACCTGGACCTGATGGCTCTGGAGGGAATGAG GTTCACAGATTTCCACTCGCCCGCCTCCACCTGCTCACCCTCCCGCGCTGCTATCCTGACGGGGCGGCACGGTCTGCGCAATGGGGTAACGCACAACTTTGCAGTGGGGTCTGTTGGAGGACTGCCTCTCAATGAAACTACCATTGCCCAAGTGCTGAAAGCGACAGGTTATTACACCGCTATGATTG GAAAATGGCATCTTGGGCACAATGGCCCATTTCACCCAAGCCACAGAG GCTTTGATTACTACCTTGGAATTCCCTACAGCAATGATATGGGCTGTACAGACTCACCTGGCTTTGACCTTCCTAGCTGTCCTCCATGTGAGCAGGATATGCTGGTGCTCAG acagacacatggtGGCTGTTACTCCAAGGTGGCATTGCCCTTATTTGAGAACCTGAGCATTGTAGAACAGCCCTTGAGCCTCTGGACCCTGGCTGAGCGGTACAAGCAGACAGCCATTAACATCATCCGCAGCTCAAG GGAAAGAGGCCAGCCCTTCCTGCTGTACGTGGCCCTGTCTCACATGCATGTGCCACTGTCTCCTGACCTGCCCCCTGAAGGAGGAGACCCCGGACTCGTATATGCTGCCAGTCTGAGGGAAATGGACAGCCTGGTGGGGGCCATAAAGAATGCATCAGATGACAACGACaaggaaaatacattaatatggTTCACAG GTGATAATGGTCCATGGACCCAGAAATGTGAGTTTTCTGGAAACGTGGGTCCTTTTTTGGGAAggtggcagacagacagag GTGGGGGGTCTGCTAAGAAGACTACATGGGAAGGGGGTCACCGTGTGCCAACAGTGGCCTACTGGCCAGGGAAGATTCCAGAAAACACCACCAGCAGAGCCCTTCTTAG TGGGCTGGACATCTTCCCCACTGTCCTTTCCCTTGGAGCTGCAGAGGCCCCATCACACAGACACTATGATGGGATGGATATAACAGATGTTCTGCTCCATGGCTCAGAGACTGGACATAAG AGTCTATGCCATCCCAACAGCGGTGCAGCAGGGCAGTTTGGGGATCTGCAGACAGTCAGGCTGGGGCAGTACAAAGCCTTCTACATCACAG gTGCTGCAGAAGCCTGTGGTGGGGGGACGGGGAAACAGGAGGTTCACAACCCCCCTCTGATTTTTGACCTGTCtgatgatgaagaggagagCACCCCCTTGGACAGCGGCAGTGAGGAGTACACGGCTGTCCTGGAGCACgtgcagtgggagagagacGCGCTTCTCCTGGACATCGCTACAGATCACGTGTCTCGGGCTGACTACACCGTGGACCCGTCCGTCGCCCCGTGCTGTGACCCAAGCCATGTGGCCTGCCGCTGTAAGGCTGGGGGCTGA
- the LOC135248466 gene encoding WD repeat domain phosphoinositide-interacting protein 1-like isoform X2, translating into METREGADGPGGPEGLICASFNQDTTSLAVGTKTGYRLFSVTLVDRLDCIHESETPDVYIVERLFSSSLVVVVSLAMPRRMNVYHFKKGTEICNYSYSNNILAVRLNRQRLIVCLEESIYIHNIKDMKLLKTLLNTPSNPTGLCALSINHSNSYLAYPGSATIGEIIIYDANNLSTVTMIPAHDSPLAAITFNASGTKLASASERGTVIRVFTVPEGARLFEFRRGMKRYVSISSLSFSADAQFLCASSNTETVHIFKLEQHSPSREEESPTWSAYVGKMFTAASNYLPAQVSGMMNQDRAFATVRLNIFGLKNICALATIQKLPRLLVASSDGHLYIYNVDPQDGGECVLVKKHRLFHSEEDRGESEPEARASLPANQSYAATVAMPTTPPSSAALTGYSEDGGVKKGEVIPEHEFAAGPVCLDDENEFPPVSTQDN; encoded by the exons ATGGAGACCAGAGAAGGAGCCGATGGTCCAGGCGGACCAGAAGGGTTGATATGCGCCTCCTTCAACCAAGACACTAC ATCTCTGGCTGTCGGGACCAAGACTGGGTACCGACTGTTTTCTGTGACTCTGGTGGACAGGCTGGACTGTATTCATGAAAGTG AAACCCCGGACGTGTACATCGTGGAGCGCCTGTTCTCCAGCagcctggtggtggtggtcagCCTGGCCATGCCGCGCCGCATGAACGTCTACCATTTCAAGAAAGGCACAGAGATCTGCAACTACAGCTACTCCAACAACATCCTGGCTGTCCGCCTCAACCGGCAG AGGCTGATTGTGTGTCTGGAGGAGTCCATTTACATCCACAACATCAAGGACATGAAGCTTCTGAAGACCCTACTGAACACGCCATCCAACCCCACAG GTCTCTGTGCACTGTCCATCAACCATTCCAACTCCTACCTGGCCTACCCTGGCAGTGCCACCATTGGGGAGATCATCATCTACGATGCCAACAATCTG AGCACTGTGACCATGATTCCAGCTCACGACAGCCCCCTGGCGGCCATCACGTTCAACGCTTCAGGCACCAAGCTAGCCAGCGCCTCAGAGAGG GGCACTGTGATCAGAGTGTTCACCGTCCCAGAGGGAGCGCGGCTGTTTGAGTTCCGCCGCGGGATGAAGAG GTACGTCAGCATCAGTTCTCTGTCCTTCAGTGCCGACGCCCAGTTCCTCTGTGCTTCCAGTAACACAGAGACGGTGCACATCTTTAAACTGGAGCAGCACAGCCCCAG TCGAGAGGAGGAGTCTCCCACTTGGTCTGCATACGTCGGGAAGATGTTCACTGCCGCCAGCAACTACCTCCCAGCACAGGTGTCCGGCATGATGAACCAGGACCGCGCCTTCGCCACAGTGCGCCTCAACATCTTTGGCCTGAAGAACATCTGTGCGCTGGCCAC GATTCAGAAGCTGCCCCGCCTACTGGTGGCCTCTTCTGATGGACATCTCTACATCTACAATGTGGACCCCCAGGATGGAGGAGAGTGTGTCCTTGTTAAGAAACACAG GCTGTTCCACTCTGAGGAGGACCGGGGGGAATCGGAGCCAGAGGCCAGAGCGTCCCTGCCTGCCAACCAGTCTTACGCCGCCACCGTTGCCATGCCTACGACCCCGCCCTCCTCTGCAGCACTAACAG GCTACTCAGAGGACGGGGGTGTGAAGAAGGGCGAAGTGATCCCAGAACACGAGTTTGCAGCAGGACCCGTGTGTCTGGATGATGAGAATGAGTTTCCTCCCGTGAGCACTCAGGATAACTAA
- the LOC135248466 gene encoding WD repeat domain phosphoinositide-interacting protein 1-like isoform X3, translated as MPRRMNVYHFKKGTEICNYSYSNNILAVRLNRQRLIVCLEESIYIHNIKDMKLLKTLLNTPSNPTGLCALSINHSNSYLAYPGSATIGEIIIYDANNLSTVTMIPAHDSPLAAITFNASGTKLASASERGTVIRVFTVPEGARLFEFRRGMKRYVSISSLSFSADAQFLCASSNTETVHIFKLEQHSPSREEESPTWSAYVGKMFTAASNYLPAQVSGMMNQDRAFATVRLNIFGLKNICALATIQKLPRLLVASSDGHLYIYNVDPQDGGECVLVKKHRLFHSEEDRGESEPEARASLPANQSYAATVAMPTTPPSSAALTGYSEDGGVKKGEVIPEHEFAAGPVCLDDENEFPPVSTQDN; from the exons ATGCCGCGCCGCATGAACGTCTACCATTTCAAGAAAGGCACAGAGATCTGCAACTACAGCTACTCCAACAACATCCTGGCTGTCCGCCTCAACCGGCAG AGGCTGATTGTGTGTCTGGAGGAGTCCATTTACATCCACAACATCAAGGACATGAAGCTTCTGAAGACCCTACTGAACACGCCATCCAACCCCACAG GTCTCTGTGCACTGTCCATCAACCATTCCAACTCCTACCTGGCCTACCCTGGCAGTGCCACCATTGGGGAGATCATCATCTACGATGCCAACAATCTG AGCACTGTGACCATGATTCCAGCTCACGACAGCCCCCTGGCGGCCATCACGTTCAACGCTTCAGGCACCAAGCTAGCCAGCGCCTCAGAGAGG GGCACTGTGATCAGAGTGTTCACCGTCCCAGAGGGAGCGCGGCTGTTTGAGTTCCGCCGCGGGATGAAGAG GTACGTCAGCATCAGTTCTCTGTCCTTCAGTGCCGACGCCCAGTTCCTCTGTGCTTCCAGTAACACAGAGACGGTGCACATCTTTAAACTGGAGCAGCACAGCCCCAG TCGAGAGGAGGAGTCTCCCACTTGGTCTGCATACGTCGGGAAGATGTTCACTGCCGCCAGCAACTACCTCCCAGCACAGGTGTCCGGCATGATGAACCAGGACCGCGCCTTCGCCACAGTGCGCCTCAACATCTTTGGCCTGAAGAACATCTGTGCGCTGGCCAC GATTCAGAAGCTGCCCCGCCTACTGGTGGCCTCTTCTGATGGACATCTCTACATCTACAATGTGGACCCCCAGGATGGAGGAGAGTGTGTCCTTGTTAAGAAACACAG GCTGTTCCACTCTGAGGAGGACCGGGGGGAATCGGAGCCAGAGGCCAGAGCGTCCCTGCCTGCCAACCAGTCTTACGCCGCCACCGTTGCCATGCCTACGACCCCGCCCTCCTCTGCAGCACTAACAG GCTACTCAGAGGACGGGGGTGTGAAGAAGGGCGAAGTGATCCCAGAACACGAGTTTGCAGCAGGACCCGTGTGTCTGGATGATGAGAATGAGTTTCCTCCCGTGAGCACTCAGGATAACTAA
- the LOC135248466 gene encoding WD repeat domain phosphoinositide-interacting protein 1-like isoform X1 produces the protein METREGADGPGGPEGLICASFNQDTTSLAVGTKTGYRLFSVTLVDRLDCIHESAETPDVYIVERLFSSSLVVVVSLAMPRRMNVYHFKKGTEICNYSYSNNILAVRLNRQRLIVCLEESIYIHNIKDMKLLKTLLNTPSNPTGLCALSINHSNSYLAYPGSATIGEIIIYDANNLSTVTMIPAHDSPLAAITFNASGTKLASASERGTVIRVFTVPEGARLFEFRRGMKRYVSISSLSFSADAQFLCASSNTETVHIFKLEQHSPSREEESPTWSAYVGKMFTAASNYLPAQVSGMMNQDRAFATVRLNIFGLKNICALATIQKLPRLLVASSDGHLYIYNVDPQDGGECVLVKKHRLFHSEEDRGESEPEARASLPANQSYAATVAMPTTPPSSAALTGYSEDGGVKKGEVIPEHEFAAGPVCLDDENEFPPVSTQDN, from the exons ATGGAGACCAGAGAAGGAGCCGATGGTCCAGGCGGACCAGAAGGGTTGATATGCGCCTCCTTCAACCAAGACACTAC ATCTCTGGCTGTCGGGACCAAGACTGGGTACCGACTGTTTTCTGTGACTCTGGTGGACAGGCTGGACTGTATTCATGAAAGTG CAGAAACCCCGGACGTGTACATCGTGGAGCGCCTGTTCTCCAGCagcctggtggtggtggtcagCCTGGCCATGCCGCGCCGCATGAACGTCTACCATTTCAAGAAAGGCACAGAGATCTGCAACTACAGCTACTCCAACAACATCCTGGCTGTCCGCCTCAACCGGCAG AGGCTGATTGTGTGTCTGGAGGAGTCCATTTACATCCACAACATCAAGGACATGAAGCTTCTGAAGACCCTACTGAACACGCCATCCAACCCCACAG GTCTCTGTGCACTGTCCATCAACCATTCCAACTCCTACCTGGCCTACCCTGGCAGTGCCACCATTGGGGAGATCATCATCTACGATGCCAACAATCTG AGCACTGTGACCATGATTCCAGCTCACGACAGCCCCCTGGCGGCCATCACGTTCAACGCTTCAGGCACCAAGCTAGCCAGCGCCTCAGAGAGG GGCACTGTGATCAGAGTGTTCACCGTCCCAGAGGGAGCGCGGCTGTTTGAGTTCCGCCGCGGGATGAAGAG GTACGTCAGCATCAGTTCTCTGTCCTTCAGTGCCGACGCCCAGTTCCTCTGTGCTTCCAGTAACACAGAGACGGTGCACATCTTTAAACTGGAGCAGCACAGCCCCAG TCGAGAGGAGGAGTCTCCCACTTGGTCTGCATACGTCGGGAAGATGTTCACTGCCGCCAGCAACTACCTCCCAGCACAGGTGTCCGGCATGATGAACCAGGACCGCGCCTTCGCCACAGTGCGCCTCAACATCTTTGGCCTGAAGAACATCTGTGCGCTGGCCAC GATTCAGAAGCTGCCCCGCCTACTGGTGGCCTCTTCTGATGGACATCTCTACATCTACAATGTGGACCCCCAGGATGGAGGAGAGTGTGTCCTTGTTAAGAAACACAG GCTGTTCCACTCTGAGGAGGACCGGGGGGAATCGGAGCCAGAGGCCAGAGCGTCCCTGCCTGCCAACCAGTCTTACGCCGCCACCGTTGCCATGCCTACGACCCCGCCCTCCTCTGCAGCACTAACAG GCTACTCAGAGGACGGGGGTGTGAAGAAGGGCGAAGTGATCCCAGAACACGAGTTTGCAGCAGGACCCGTGTGTCTGGATGATGAGAATGAGTTTCCTCCCGTGAGCACTCAGGATAACTAA
- the LOC135248468 gene encoding cAMP-dependent protein kinase type I-alpha regulatory subunit, giving the protein MASSSTSSEEEKSLRECELYVQKHNVQQLLKDCIVQLCTSRPDRPMAFLREYFERLEKEEAKQILIQQKSNSRSDSREDEVSPPMNPVVKGRRRRGAISAEVYTEEDAASYVRKVIPKDYKTMAALAKAIEKNVLFSHLDDNERSDIFDAMFPVTYIAGETVIQQGDEGDNFYVIDQGEMDVYVNNEWVTSIGEGGSFGELALIYGTPRAATVRAKTNVKLWGIDRDSYRRILMGSTLRKRKMYEEFLSKVSILESLDKWERLTVADALEPVQFEDGQKIVVQGEPGDEFFIILEGCAAVLQRRSENEEFVEVGRLGPSDYFGEIALLMNRPRAATVVARGPLKCVKLDRPRFERVLGPCSDILKRNIQQYNSFVSLSV; this is encoded by the exons ATGGCatccagcagcaccagcagcgaGGAGGAGAAGAGCCTGCGGGAGTGTGAGCTGTATGTGCAGAAGCACAACGTGCAGCAGCTGCTCAAAGACTGCATCGTGCAGCTGTGCACCTCGCGGCCCGACCGGCCCATGGCCTTCCTCAGAGAGTACTTCGAGAGGCTGGAGAAG GAGGAGGCCAAGCAGATTCTCATCCAGCAGAAGTCCAACTCTCGCTCGGACTCGCGGGAGGACGAGGTCTCCCCTCCCATGAACCCCGTGGTGaaggggcggcggcggcgtggggCGATCAGCGCGGAGGTGTACACGGAGGAGGACGCGGCCTCCTATGTCAGAAAG GTTATTCCCAAAGACTACAAAACAATGGCTGCTCTGGCTAAAGCAATTGAAAAGAATGTGCTCTTTTCACATCTGGATGACAACGAGAGGAG tgatATCTTCGATGCTATGTTTCCGGTCACCTACATTGCTGGAGAGACCGTCATTCAACAAG GTGATGAAGGTGATAACTTCTATGTTATTGACCAGGGAGAAATGGAT GTCTATGTCAACAATGAGTGGGTTACTAgtattggggaggggggcagcttTGGAGAGCTGGCCCTGATCTATGGCACCCCAAGAGCAGCCACTGTGAGAGCCAAGACCAACGTCAAGCTGTGGGGCATCGACAGAGACAGCTACAGGAGAATACTGATG GGAAGCACTTTAAGAAAGAGGAAGATGTATGAAGAATTCCTAAGCAAAGTATCGATTTTAG AATCACTGGATAAGTGGGAACGCTTGACTGTGGCTGACGCCTTGGAACCTGTTCAGTTTGAGGATGGACAGAAAATTGTTGTTCAGGGGGAGCCTGGCGACGAATTCTTCATCATCCTTGAG GGCTGTGCCGCCGTGCTGCAGCGCCGGTCCGAGAATGAGGAGTTTGTGGAAGTTGGTCGGCTGGGCCCCTCTGACTACTTTG GTGAAATAGCTCTGTTAATGAACCGCCCTCGAGCGGCCACTGTGGTGGCTCGTGGACCTTTGAAGTGTGTTAAGCTGGACCGACCTCGTTTCGAACGCGTTCTGGGTCCCTGTTCGGATATTCTGAAACGGAACATCCAGCAGTACAACAGCTTTGTGTcactgtctgtgtga
- the LOC135248463 gene encoding monocarboxylate transporter 7-like, giving the protein MIGWMFKAEGYLGPNVYPEVPDGGWGWVVAVAFFIVELLTYGMVKIFGIFLQDLMSNFDESNSRVSWIISICIFFMAFTAPLSTVLSNRFGYQPVVMLGGFLMSLGTITSAFTNSANEMYITIGIIAGLGHCFAFLPTVTILSQYFHKRRSLVIAIASTGESFSIFVFAPAFTALKDKIGWRYCMVVIGVLQASVIICGALLRPIVIKPKPAEVKSSKGPSLKQLETTYMLENELTCTSLSSEDSGVQSLSASLHNIADVGEKRSAEKKASMRETPSKTPVKQVVKEEVPPPPAKAKLLDFSVLKDCSFICYSLFGLFATLGFFAPQIYVIDLSVNRGVDRDKAAYMLSAMAAAEIFGRLSIGWVLVRKPIRKIYILLICVLLLSAVLLVFTFVTEFWGLTTCCVLYGFLLGTVACTHIPMLAEEDVIGIDRMTSAVGVYVFIQSFAGLAGPPLGGYLVDITKDYGSAFYSCAVGMALGTLFLGLVRPAKTGICCKKKNGQQQEQESPSAQDENNSSLLSEAPEDFLEEDLPLDASPVKSQKSNESNGD; this is encoded by the exons ATGATTGGATGGATGTTTAAAGCAGAGGGATACTTGGGTCCCAATGTATACCCCGAGGTTCCAGACGGAGGCTGGGGCTGGGTAGTGGCTGTTGCCTTCTTCATTGTGGAGTTGCTCACCTATGGCATGGTCAAGATCTTCGGCATCTTCCTGCAGGACCTCATGAGCAACTTTGATGAGAGCAATAGCCGCGTGTCCTGGATCATCTCCATCTGCATCTTTTTCATGGCCTTTACAG CTCCCCTCTCCACGGTGTTGAGTAACCGCTTTGGTTACCAGCCGGTCGTCATGCTCGGAGGATTCCTGATGAGCTTAGGCACCATTACATCCGCTTTCACCAACTCTGCCAATGAGATGTACATCACCATCGGAATAATCGCAG GCCTGGGACACTGCTTCGCCTTCCTGCCCACTGTCACCATCCTCTCCCAGTACTTCCACAAGCGCCGCTCCCTCGTCATTGCCATCGCCTCCACGGGAGAATCCTTCTCCATATTTGTCTTTGCTCCAG CCTTCACTGCTCTGAAGGATAAAATCGGCTGGCGGTATTGTATGGTTGTGATTGGAGTCCTGCAGGCCAGCGTCATCATCTGTGGGGCGCTACTTCGGCCAATCGTGATAAAGCCAAAGCCTGCAGAGGTGAAATCCTCCAAGGGGCCTTCCCTTAAACAGCTTGAGACCACGTACATGCTGGAGAATGAGCTCACATGCACCTCCCTCAGCTCAGAAGACTCAGGGGTCCAGTCCCTTTCTGCCTCATTGCACAACATAGCTGATGTGGGGGAGAAGAGGTCTGCTGAGAAGAAGGCCTCGATGAGGGAGACCCCTTCCAAGACCCCAGTGAAGCAGGTAGTGAAAGAGgaggtgcccccccctccagccaaGGCTAAACTCCTGGACTTTTCAGTGCTGAAGGACTGCAGCTTCATCTGCTACTCGCTGTTCGGCCTCTTCGCCACGCTGGGGTTCTTTGCCCCGCAGATCTATGTGATCGACCTGAGTGTGAACAGGGGCGTGGACAGGGACAAGGCCGCCTACATGCTGTCGGCCATGGCGGCCGCCGAGATCTTCGGCCGCTTGTCCATAGGCTGGGTGCTCGTCAGGAAGCCCATCCGTAAAATCTACATCCTGCTGATCTGCGTGCTGCTGCTGTCGGCGGTGCTGCTGGTCTTCACCTTTGTCACTGAGTTCTGGGGCTTGACCACGTGCTGCGTGCTGTATGGCTTCCTGCTGGGCACCGTGGCCTGCACGCACATCCCCATGCTGGCAGAGGAAGACGTGATAGGCATCGACAGGATGACCTCGGCCGTGGGCGTCTATGTCTTCATCCAGAGCTTTGCAGGGCTGGCGGGGCCTCCCTTGGGAG gtTACTTGGTGGACATCACTAAAGACTATGGGTCTGCATTTTATTCTTGCGCTGTCGGAATGGCCTTGGGGACCCTGTTCCTGGGCTTAGTGCGTCCAGCTAAGACGGGTATTTGCTGCAAGAAGAAGAACggccagcagcaggagcaggagagccCCAGTGCACAGGACGAGAATAACTCCTCTTTGCTCAGCGAAGCCCCTGAGGACTTCCTGGAGGAAGACCTCCCCTTGGACGCCAGCCCAGTCAAAAGCCAAAAGTCAAATGAGAGCAACGGTGATTAA